In the genome of Phocoena sinus isolate mPhoSin1 chromosome 15, mPhoSin1.pri, whole genome shotgun sequence, the window tgTTCCCTGAGGAGGGCTATGAGCAAATTTTCTAAGAAGAGGTGAGTGTGGATAGGAAATGATTAATATCTCTGACAGCTTTCATGAGTATTGTCCAAGACTCCTAGGGAGATGGGTGGTTCCAATTGCTGACACTAAGTAGAAAACTTTACCTAGAACATTTGGcaatttaaaaatgttctgtGAATAAGATTTTAGAGAATGCTATAAGACAGATCCAAGAAAAACAAGGTACCCATAATACAGCCTATACCAAAGGGAGCATAACAAAAACATGGGATTTTCATTGAATTTTGCATATAAAAATAGGGCAGACAAATAAACATGCATCTAACAATACAAACCACACCCACTTCTCCTATGAGTATGGCAGGGATACAAGGAGGATAATAGGGCAAAAGTCAAAGCAAAAAGTAGATGCATCCCGTCAAAATAGAATTCAAGGCTTAATTATCTGTTCTGTTTATTATACCCCGCTGTCCCTACTCAGAAGACACTTCACTGGTTGATCTGATACCACCTTAAGCCAAAATAGATTCTCGTATCTAATCTATCAAAGGACTTATGCAGAGTAGAGGACACATATAAAGACAATGGGTAAGACCCATCTTCATGTTATAGTGCCCAAATGGACCCTCCCTAAAAATGCCTCTGATGATCCACAGTGATGGAGGACTGAAAAGCAGAGGAGCTTGTGAAGTGCTGCCATACAGAAAGGgctttttaaagccttttttaAAACTCCTCTGAGAATTAGGTTGATATGGCCATGTATTAGCTTCCATGAGAATTAGGTTGATATGGCCATGTATTAGCTTCCATGAGAATTAGGTTGATATGGCCATGTATTAGCTTCCATGGTGTGAAAtcaacaaaaaattctaaaattttataatccAGTCCAGTCTTTGTTTGCTACATACTTCTCCAGAATTCccaaaagccacaactactaaaagGAAGGTCCTTGTAGGCTCTTAAAATAGTGACCTATCCATCtaaatatttgtctctctgtcctCTCAGTGAAACAATATGGTGAGCTGCACATAGAGGGATAAGGCTCATTGATTTCTTTATCCAAGATGAGTAAATGTTAGCTCCATGAAAGTTATTTATGACAAATACTTCAAGCAAGGAACATCAATGGATGTCACCACAAAAGTTTCGGTTCTGTTCATCTGGAGAGCATTTGTTATGGTCATGACTTACTGAAATTTTATCTAGTTCCTGAAGAgctttttaaatatgtccttctcAATTTATAAGGCTTTAAATTTCacactatttctttaattttttaatttcagcttcaTTGAGGTATACTTGACTTACAAAATTGTAAGGTATTTAAAGTGTgtaacgtgatgatttgatatatgtatacattatgaaaaGAATCTCCCCCATCTAATTAATTAATACAGCCATTGCCtcaaattgtttgtttgtttgttttggtgagaacacttaagttctactctctcagcaaatttcaattatagaATACAGAAttgtcaactatagtcaccatatttTACATTAGAACCCCAGACCTTATTCATCTGAATAgctaaaagtttataaatttcACACTTTTGAAACCAACAGACTATGAAATGATTTCAAAGATCCTACGAGTAATATTTGCCTAATTGTGTCAAATGGACACAACTTAGTTCAAATTGCTACTAAAAAAGGAGATAAAGCATGCACGTTAAATGAGCTTCAAATGATGTACTGGAATTATCACTAGCTGTCATCACTGCCCATTAGACCTGCCCCAATAACGATTGTGAAAATATTCAAATGTCTTGCCTTCCCCTAATGAATTCTTAGCTGTTAGCCAAACCCTCTGTATTCATTCCCACACACACAAAGCCAGGACATTCAGATCTGCTTAGACCTAAGAAACTTCATTAAAAAGAGTAACATGAAATGCTATGAAACATTACCTCAAATAGAAAATGGAGGGGCTAACTGCCACCTCTACTAACGTGTTCACTTCATATCTGTATCACCCATGTTGCTACTATAATGCCTagaacatgaaaaatattcaCTTATGTTTGAAGTGTTaaaaaatgagtgaatacatTAACAAATAAATCCAGGTTAGCATAGGACTTTATTATGCAGAGAATCAAGTTCACAAAAGAAGTAGATAAATCTTTTGCCCTTCCCTGTTGGATTAGGTGGCACTTTTGGTTTAAGAAGAGTGGAGACCAATGGAACAAGTGCTTGGTTTATAGTGAAATTGTGCTAAGTGTGACAGTGGGTAAGATAGCATAGTCCAACTCCAAATCAGGCTTCCTTGAAGGTGCAGGTGGCTCTATGACTTGTTGATATTGTCTCTTTTCATCTTCATTAATACAACATAATTTTCCATTTACACATGCTATTTCATATGTTTCTCCCAGTTTGCATTTCTTCCTGCAGTAACCTGATATGCTACTAAAGCATCTTCTGTGTCGTGCTGCATCTATGCACAGGAAACAGCAATGAACAAGATTAGTTCCTGAGGCAGAGAAGAAGTTATGTGGTTCCCCACAAACTATGACATCCTGTGGTCCCAAAGTGAACCTTATGCTAAGAGAAAACTCAGAGCCTCCTCCTTGAAAATCATCCCAAGTTAAGACATCCAAAACCCCAGGTTCCTAGCCAATACCCAAAGCCAACATCCTGTCAGCCCTACCACAGTCCAGTGTCCCCAGAGAGTACCAACTTGTCACCATGGCACAATTCAAAgccaaattaacttttaaaagaacaTCACAGATAGAACGTTTAAAGTTAACAGTGTAATTGGGTTTCACACTCACTGAGATGGACAGCAGAAAACTCCCTTTGCCAATACCTCAGGGGTCTCAGCATTTATTGctgttgaaaacttccctcattCAGCCTCTATGATTTTTTCACAACCTGACTCttccatctcttctctctctctctttccctctctctgtctctctctctctgtc includes:
- the DEFB128 gene encoding beta-defensin 128; amino-acid sequence: MKLFLVLIILLFEVPKDAARHRRCFSSISGYCRKKCKLGETYEIACVNGKLCCINEDEKRQYQQVIEPPAPSRKPDLELDYAILPTVTLSTISL